From a single Nissabacter sp. SGAir0207 genomic region:
- a CDS encoding Gfo/Idh/MocA family protein, translating to MTTLRVGVVGLGDIAQKAYLPVLADASDWTLVGGFSPNAPKAAAICARYRMAHFGRLDELAQQCDAVFVHSSTASHFHVVSDLLNRGVHVYVDKPLAETLEQAEHLVEIARENGVALMVGFNRRFAPRYRQLRDTLHQPASLRMEKHRTDSVGPHDLRFTLLDDYLHVIDTALWLGGFDATLEGGDLRLTPEGQMLYAEHHFRCGETLVTTSMHRRAGSQRERVEAICDGALYQVSEMRHWTQERAGQISEQPAPGWQGVLVQRGFDGAVRHFIQCVSNQTAPETSGEQALFAQRIIEQLLYHGELPE from the coding sequence ATGACGACATTGCGTGTGGGTGTGGTGGGGCTGGGCGACATCGCCCAGAAAGCCTATTTGCCGGTGCTGGCGGATGCCAGCGATTGGACGCTGGTCGGGGGCTTCTCGCCCAATGCGCCCAAGGCGGCAGCGATCTGCGCCCGCTACCGGATGGCGCACTTTGGCCGTCTGGATGAGCTGGCGCAGCAGTGCGATGCGGTATTTGTGCACAGCAGTACCGCCAGCCACTTCCACGTGGTCAGCGATCTGCTCAACCGCGGGGTGCATGTCTACGTCGATAAGCCGCTGGCCGAAACGCTGGAGCAGGCCGAGCACCTGGTGGAGATTGCGCGGGAGAACGGCGTGGCGCTGATGGTGGGCTTCAACCGCCGCTTTGCGCCGCGCTACCGCCAGCTGCGTGACACCCTGCACCAGCCCGCCTCGCTGCGCATGGAGAAGCACCGCACCGACAGCGTTGGCCCACATGACCTGCGGTTCACGCTGCTGGATGACTACCTGCACGTGATTGACACCGCACTGTGGCTGGGCGGCTTTGACGCCACGCTGGAGGGCGGCGACCTGCGCCTGACGCCAGAGGGGCAGATGCTCTATGCCGAGCACCACTTCCGCTGCGGCGAGACGCTGGTCACCACCAGTATGCACCGCCGTGCTGGCAGCCAGCGTGAGCGGGTGGAGGCGATCTGTGACGGCGCGCTGTATCAGGTGTCGGAGATGCGCCACTGGACGCAGGAGCGCGCGGGGCAGATCAGCGAACAGCCGGCACCGGGCTGGCAGGGTGTGTTGGTGCAGCGCGGCTTTGATGGCGCGGTGCGCCACTTCATCCAGTGCGTCAGCAACCAGACCGCGCCGGAGACCTCGGGCGAACAGGCGCTGTTCGCCCAGCGCATCATTGAGCAGCTGCTCTATCACGGCGAGCTGCCGGAGTAA
- the murJ gene encoding murein biosynthesis integral membrane protein MurJ, whose translation MNLLKSLAAVSSMTMFSRVLGFARDAIVARVFGAGMATDAFFVAFKLPNLLRRIFAEGAFSQAFVPILAEYKSQQGEEATRTFIAYVSGLLTLALALVTILGMLAAPWVIFVTAPGFADTADKFALTSSLLRITFPYILLISLASLVGAILNTWNRFSIPAFAPTLLNVSMIGFALFAAPYFHPPVLALAWAVVVGGVLQLGYQLPHLRKIGMLVLPRLNLKDAGVWRVMRQMGPAILGVSVSQISLIINTIFASFLASGSVSWMYYADRLMEFPSGVLGVALGTILLPSLAKSFASGNHDEYSRLMDWGLRLCFLLALPSAVALGILAKPLTVALFQYGKFSAFDAAMTQRALVAYSVGLMGLIVVKVLAPGFYSRQDIKTPVKIAMITLVMTQLMNLAFIGPFKHAGLSLSIGLAACLNAALLYWQLRKQQIFQPQPGWAAFLTRLVVAVLVMSAVLVGAMWLMPAWDLGTMPLRLLRLAAVVVAGVIAYFGVLALLGFRPRDFARRTV comes from the coding sequence ATGAACCTACTTAAATCATTAGCTGCCGTCAGTTCGATGACCATGTTTTCACGTGTGCTGGGATTTGCGCGTGATGCCATCGTGGCGCGGGTGTTTGGGGCAGGTATGGCGACGGATGCCTTTTTCGTGGCCTTCAAACTGCCCAACCTGTTGCGCCGCATCTTTGCCGAGGGGGCCTTCTCCCAAGCCTTCGTCCCAATCCTGGCGGAATACAAAAGCCAGCAGGGGGAGGAGGCGACCCGCACCTTTATTGCCTATGTCTCCGGCCTGTTAACGCTGGCGCTGGCGCTGGTGACCATACTGGGGATGCTGGCCGCGCCCTGGGTGATCTTCGTGACCGCGCCGGGCTTTGCCGACACGGCTGACAAATTCGCGCTCACCTCCTCGCTGCTGCGCATCACCTTTCCCTATATCCTGCTGATCTCGCTGGCGTCGCTGGTGGGGGCGATTCTCAATACCTGGAACCGCTTCTCCATCCCGGCGTTTGCGCCGACGCTGCTTAACGTCAGCATGATTGGCTTTGCGCTGTTCGCCGCTCCCTATTTCCACCCGCCGGTACTGGCGCTGGCCTGGGCGGTGGTGGTGGGCGGGGTGCTGCAACTCGGCTACCAGTTGCCGCACCTGCGCAAAATCGGCATGTTGGTGCTGCCGCGCCTCAACCTGAAAGATGCCGGTGTCTGGCGGGTGATGCGCCAGATGGGGCCGGCGATCCTTGGCGTGTCGGTGAGCCAAATCTCGCTGATCATCAACACCATCTTCGCCTCGTTCCTCGCCTCTGGCTCGGTCTCCTGGATGTACTACGCCGACCGGCTGATGGAGTTCCCCTCCGGGGTGCTGGGGGTGGCGCTCGGCACCATTTTGCTGCCCTCGCTGGCGAAAAGCTTTGCCAGCGGCAACCATGATGAGTACTCGCGCCTGATGGATTGGGGCCTGCGCCTCTGCTTCCTGCTGGCGCTGCCGAGCGCGGTGGCGCTGGGCATCCTCGCCAAGCCGCTGACCGTCGCGCTGTTCCAGTATGGCAAATTCAGCGCCTTTGACGCCGCCATGACCCAACGGGCGCTGGTGGCCTATTCGGTCGGGCTGATGGGGCTGATTGTGGTGAAAGTGCTGGCGCCGGGGTTCTACTCGCGTCAGGACATCAAAACCCCGGTCAAAATTGCGATGATCACGCTGGTGATGACCCAGCTGATGAACCTGGCGTTCATTGGCCCGTTCAAACATGCTGGCCTGTCGCTCTCCATCGGTCTGGCGGCCTGCCTGAACGCCGCGCTGCTCTACTGGCAACTGCGCAAGCAGCAGATCTTCCAGCCGCAACCGGGCTGGGCGGCCTTCCTGACGCGTCTGGTGGTGGCGGTGCTGGTGATGTCGGCGGTGCTGGTCGGGGCGATGTGGCTGATGCCAGCCTGGGATCTTGGCACCATGCCGTTGCGCCTGTTGCGTCTGGCGGCGGTGGTGGTGGCCGGGGTCATTGCCTACTTCGGCGTGCTGGCGCTACTGGGCTTCCGCCCGCGTGACTTTGCCCGCCGCACGGTGTAG